CCGCAGTCTTGCCTGTTCCAGAGCCAGGGCCAATGCCCAAACGTTTCTTTTTAGAAGTTGCCCCCTGAGGCGGAGAGAGATTCCCAAGTTTCATTATCGCATCCCGTGTTTCAAGTTTCTTCAACTTTGACCAGATGTGCAACAGTCGCCAGCATGCCGCGCAATTGGGGAGAATCAGCGTGTTCTACAGTATGCCGAATGCGGCGAATTCCCAACGCATCCAGCGTCTGTTGTTGTTTTTTTTGCCGCTTAATTGCACTGCGAATTTGTGTAACCCGCAGTGTTTTTTGATCGCCCATCACTACCCCCGTACAGAAACCAATTCGGATTCTTCTACGCCTCGCAATAGTGCAAACATTCTCGCATCTTTCAACCGCGTTAATCCTTCCATCGCGGCTTTAACAGCATTCTGAGGATTTTGAGATCCCAATGACTTCGTCAGCACATTTTGAACGCCAGCCAGTTCCAAAACCGCACGCACACCGCCTCC
The genomic region above belongs to Gemmatimonadota bacterium and contains:
- the rpmD gene encoding 50S ribosomal protein L30; translation: MGDQKTLRVTQIRSAIKRQKKQQQTLDALGIRRIRHTVEHADSPQLRGMLATVAHLVKVEET